The nucleotide sequence CTGGCCATCGCCCGCTACGGCGATGCCGTCGCCGTCGGGCTCGACGTCCGCGGCACCACGCTGGCGGCGCGCGGCTGGACCGAAGAGGGTGGTGACCTCTGGGAGGTCCTGCAGCGCCTCGAGGATGCCGGCTGCGCACGCTACGTCGTGACGGACGTGACCAAGGACGGCACGCTGAAGGGCCCGAACATCGAGCTCCTGAAGGAGGTCCTCGCGAAGACGACGCGTCCTGTCGTCGCGTCGGGCGGCATCTCGAGCCTCGACGACATCGCGGCTCTGCGCGACCTGGTGCCGCTCGGGCTCGAGGGAGCGATCGTCGGCAAGGCCCTCTACGCGGGTGCCTTCACCCTGCCCCAGGCGCTGGACGTGGCAGGACTGCCCGCCGCGGACGCGTGACCGGCCGGCAGCTGCCCGCTCACATCGCGGCGGCGCTGGCAGGCAACACGGCCGATTCCGCGGGCCGGCCCTGGGCGGGGCGGGACCTGTCCGGTCCGGAGAACCCGCTGCACTCCTTCGACGACGACGACGGGGCCGCGGACCCGCGGCTCGCCGAGGCGGTGGCCGGGCTCCTGGGGCCGGCGGACCA is from Arthrobacter burdickii and encodes:
- the priA gene encoding bifunctional 1-(5-phosphoribosyl)-5-((5-phosphoribosylamino)methylideneamino)imidazole-4-carboxamide isomerase/phosphoribosylanthranilate isomerase PriA, with the translated sequence MSPFTETPTLELLPAVDVADGQAVRLVQGEAGSETSYGDPLDAALAWQEAGAEWVHLVDLDAAFGRGSNRDLLERVVKHLDIKVELSGGIRDDASLDAALELGATRVNLGTAALENPEWTELAIARYGDAVAVGLDVRGTTLAARGWTEEGGDLWEVLQRLEDAGCARYVVTDVTKDGTLKGPNIELLKEVLAKTTRPVVASGGISSLDDIAALRDLVPLGLEGAIVGKALYAGAFTLPQALDVAGLPAADA